One window of the Trifolium pratense cultivar HEN17-A07 linkage group LG2, ARS_RC_1.1, whole genome shotgun sequence genome contains the following:
- the LOC123906580 gene encoding uncharacterized protein LOC123906580, with protein sequence MQNHQQNEEDTSMDNNTFLCPSFSTYSTNNLNDVAAQVTKEQNDNPNSQNDNDDFEFFAFRTSEDEDYSDNHHLRRAVSHDVFPIFNRDDGEKRNSDAEEISISLKKLLIGDEKRNLVGYRRNSDAAEISISLRKLLTGDKKPNRVPSSSSSSEVENDLDEIPAESYCLWKPKSPMSSPISNSPMASPIKCKKSNSTGSSSNSSSSKRWKFLSLLRRSKSDGKESLILAERENLKVNCNGNGNDEKKILRVAGKKIPVTEKKVPAPVSAIEAFYLRKKDIGRKSYLPYKQGLIGFSVGFNANIGRGFPLHV encoded by the coding sequence atgcaaaatcatcaacaaaacgAAGAAGATACTTCAATGGACAACAACACATTTTTGTGTCCAAGTTTCAGCACTTATTCTACTAATAATCTAAACGACGTCGCTGCACAAGTCACTAAAGAACAAAACGACAACCCAAATTCCCAAAACGACAACGACGATTTCGAATTCTTCGCGTTTCGAACCTCCGAAGATGAAGACTACTCCGATAATCACCACCTCCGCCGCGCCGTTAGTCACGACGTTTTCCCGATCTTCAACCGCGACGACGGCGAGAAGAGAAACTCCGATGCGGAGGAGATTTCGATTTCGTTGAAGAAATTATTGATCGGAGATGAGAAACGGAATTTAGTCGGTTACAGACGGAATTCCGACGCGGCGGAGATTTCGATTTCGTTGAGGAAATTGTTAACCGGAGATAAGAAACCGAATCGCGTACCATCGTCATCGTCTTCGTCGGAGGTGGAGAACGATCTGGATGAAATTCCGGCAGAGTCGTATTGCTTGTGGAAACCGAAATCTCCGATGTCTTCTCCGATAAGCAACTCTCCAATGGCTTCTCCGATCAAATGCAAGAAAAGTAATTCGACTGGTTCGTCTTCGAATTCTTCATCTTCGAAGCGATGGAAGTTTCTGAGTTTACTCCGGCGAAGCAAAAGTGACGGAAAAGAATCATTGATTCTCGCagaaagagaaaatttgaaggtGAATTGTAATGGAAATGGAAACGATGAGAAAAAGATTTTGAGAGTTGCCGGAAAAAAGATTCCGGTGACGGAGAAGAAAGTTCCGGCGCCGGTTTCAGCTATTGAAGCGTTTTATTTAAGAAAGAAAGATATAGGGAGAAAATCGTATTTACCTTATAAGCAAGGATTAATTGGTTTTAGTGTTGGTTTTAATGCTAATATTGGAAGAGGTTTTCCTCTTCATGTTTGA